The Bos javanicus breed banteng chromosome 18, ARS-OSU_banteng_1.0, whole genome shotgun sequence genome has a segment encoding these proteins:
- the SLC8A2 gene encoding sodium/calcium exchanger 2 isoform X2 yields the protein MAPLALVGFALLLGTPPCSGAATPTPSLPPPPANDSDASSTGGCQGSNRCQPGVLLPVWEPDDPSLGDKAARAVVYFVAMVYMFLGVSIIADRFMASIEVITSKEKEITITKANGETSVGTVRIWNETVSNLTLMALGSSAPEILLSVIEVCGHNFQAGELGPGTIVGSAAFNMFVVIAVCIYVIPAGESRKIKHLRVFFVTASWSIFAYVWLYLILAVFSPGVVQVWEALLTLVFFPVCVVFAWMADKRLLFYKYVYKRYRTDPRSGIIIGAEGDPPKSIELDGTFVGAEAPGEVGGLGPGPAEARELDASRREVIQILKDLKQKHPDKELEQLVGIANYYALLHQQKSRAFYRIQATRLMTGAGNVLRRHAVDASRRATPADGPGEDEDDGASRIFFEPSLYHCLENCGSVLLSVTCQGGEGNSTFYVDYRTEDGSAKAGSDYEYSEGTLVFKPGETLKELRIGIIDDDIFEEDEHFFVRLLNLRVGDAQGMFEPDGGGRPKGRLVSPLLATVTILDDDHAGIFSFQDRLLHVSECMGTVDVRVVRSSGARGTVRLPYRTVDGTARGGGVHYEDACGELEFGDDETMKTLQVKIVDDEEYEKKDNFFIELGQPQWLKRGISALLLNQGDGDRKLTAEEEEAQRIAEMGKPVLGENCRLEVIIEESYDFKNTVDKLIKKTNLALVIGTHSWREQFLEAITVSAASGFLQGGQPWWKINTHKELWSERNWLVGSEEARDPQWKSTR from the exons ATGGCTCCCCTGGCCTTGGTGGGGTTTGCACTCCTCCTGGGGACTCCGCCATGCTCAGGGGCGGCCACCCCGACCCCGTCCCTGCCACCTCCCCCAGCCAATGACAGTGATGCCAGCAGTACAGGGGGCTGCCAGGGCTCCAACCGCTGCCAGCCAGGGGTCCTGCTGCCCGTCTGGGAGCCCGATGACCCGTCGCTGGGGGACAAAGCAGCCCGGGCCGTGGTCTACTTTGTGGCCATGGTCTACATGTTCCTGGGTGTGTCCATCATTGCCGACCGCTTCATGGCCTCCATCGAGGTCATCACGTCCAAGGAGAAGGAGATCACCATCACCAAGGCCAACGGCGAGACCAGCGTGGGCACTGTCCGCATCTGGAACGAGACAGTGTCCAACCTCACCCTCATGGCCCTCGGCTCCTCAGCCCCGGAGATCTTGCTGTCCGTCATTGAGGTCTGCGGCCACAACTTCCAGGCGGGTGAGCTGGGCCCAGGCACCATCGTGGGCAGCGCTGCCTTCAACATGTTTGTGGTCATTGCTGTGTGCATCTATGTCATCCCGGCTGGCGAGAGCCGCAAGATCAAGCACCTGAGGGTCTTCTTTGTCACCGCCTCTTGGAGCATCTTCGCCTACGTCTGGCTTTATCTCATCCTGGCTGTCTTTTCCCCAGGTGTGGTCCAG GTGTGGGAGGCGCTGCTGACCCTCGTCTTCTTCCCGGTGTGCGTGGTGTTCGCCTGGATGGCCGACAAGCGGCTGCTCTTCTACAAGTACGTGTACAAGCGCTACCGCACCGACCCGCGCAGCGGCATCATCATCGGCGCCGAGGGCGACCCCCCGAAGAGCATCGAGCTGGACGGCACGTTCGTGGGCGCCGAGGCTCCGGGCGAGGTGGGCGGCCTGGGCCCGGGCCCCGCCGAGGCCCGCGAGCTGGACGCCAGCCGCCGCGAGGTCATCCAGATCCTCAAGGACTTGAAGCAGAAGCACCCGGACAAGGAGCTGGAGCAGCTGGTGGGCATCGCCAACTACTACGCGCTGCTCCACCAGCAGAAGAGCCGCGCCTTCTACCGCATCCAGGCCACGCGGCTGATGACCGGCGCGGGCAACGTGCTGCGGCGACACGCGGTGGACGCCTCGCGCAGGGCCACCCCGGCCGACGGCCCCGGCGAGGACGAGGACGACGGCGCCAGCCGCATCTTCTTCGAGCCCAGCCTCTACCACTGCCTGGAGAACTGCGGCTCCGTGCTGTTGTCGGTCACTTGCCAGGGCGGCGAGGGCAACAGCACCTTCTACGTGGACTACCGCACGGAGGACGGCTCCGCCAAGGCCGGCTCGGACTACGAGTACAG CGAGGGCACGCTGGTGTTCAAGCCGGGCGAGACGCTGAAGGAGCTGCGGATCGGCATCATCGACGACGACATCTTCGAGGAGGATGAGCACTTCTTCGTGCGGCTGCTGAACCTGCGCGTGGGCGACGCGCAGGGCATGTTCGAGCCCGACGGCGGTGGGCGGCCCAAGGGGCGGCTGGTGTCGCCGCTGCTGGCCACCGTCACCATCCTGGACGACGACCACGCGGGCATCTTCTCCTTCCAGGACCGCCTGCTGCACGTGAGCGAGTGCATGGGCACCGTGGACGTGCGCGTCGTGCGCAGCTCGGGCGCGCGCGGCACGGTGCGCCTCCCCTACCGCACGGTGGACGGCACGGCGCGCGGCGGCGGCGTGCACTACGAGGACGCGTGCGGCGAGCTCGAGTTCGGCGACGACGAGACCAT GAAAACTCTTCAGGTGAAGATAGTTGATGATGAGGAATATGAGAAAAAGGATAATTTCTTCATCGAACTGGGCCAGCCACAGTGGCTTAAACGAGGGATTTCAG cTCTGCTACTCAACCAAG GGGATGGGGACAGGAAACTGACGGCTGAGgaggaagaggctcagaggatAGCAGAAATGGGCAAGCCGGTTCTCGGGGAAAACTGTCGACTGGAGGTCATCATTGAGGAGTCGTATGATTTTAAG AATACGGTGGATAAACTCATCAAGAAAACGAACTTGGCTTTGGTGATTGGGACTCATTCGTGGAGAGAGCAGTTTTTAGAGGCAATTACGGTGAGCGCAG CATCAGGTTTTCTTCAGGGAGGCCAACCCTGgtggaaaataaacacacacaaggAACTATGGTCAGAAAGAAACTGGTTGGTGGGATCAGAAGAAGCCAGGGATCCGCAATGGAAAAGTACAAGGTAG